In Sphingomonas sp. R1, a single genomic region encodes these proteins:
- the pdxH gene encoding pyridoxamine 5'-phosphate oxidase yields MSTDPFALFHSWYTEARTTEINDSNAMALATADAQGRPSVRMVLLKGYDERGFVFYTNRESRKAGDLAANPNVALLFHWKSLRRQIRIEGPIGFASDAESDAYFASRGRDSQLGAWASDQSRPLDARATFEARFAEVQARFEGQPVPRPPHWGGYRVTPERIEFWLDREHRLHERRVFTRLGDGWQEGMLFP; encoded by the coding sequence ATGAGCACCGATCCCTTCGCGCTTTTCCACAGCTGGTACACCGAGGCGCGTACCACCGAGATCAACGATTCCAATGCGATGGCGCTGGCGACGGCGGACGCGCAGGGCCGCCCATCGGTACGAATGGTGCTCTTGAAGGGCTATGACGAACGCGGTTTCGTCTTCTACACCAACCGCGAGAGCCGCAAGGCGGGCGATCTCGCCGCCAACCCGAACGTGGCGCTGCTCTTCCACTGGAAGTCGCTGCGCCGCCAGATCCGCATCGAAGGGCCGATCGGCTTCGCCAGCGACGCTGAGTCGGACGCCTATTTCGCCAGCCGCGGCCGTGATTCGCAGCTCGGTGCCTGGGCCTCGGACCAGTCGCGCCCACTCGATGCCCGCGCGACCTTCGAGGCACGCTTCGCCGAAGTACAGGCGCGGTTCGAGGGTCAGCCGGTGCCGCGCCCGCCGCACTGGGGCGGCTATCGCGTGACCCCCGAGCGGATCGAGTTCTGGCTCGACCGCGAACACCGCCTGCACGAACGCCGTGTCTTCACCCGCCTCGGCGACGGCTGGCAGGAAGGCATGCTGTTCCCGTGA
- a CDS encoding RNA polymerase sigma factor has product MRTASSEIIRWVALHVVPQEPQVRAALRRARVADADTDDLIQEAYCRFAAMDSIAHVDRPGAYFMQMVKNLWRDQLRRAQIVRFEEVTEIAQWLVEAEELGVEAAVAAREQVRMVERLLADLPERCRTIFTLKRIEGLPQREIARRLGVSESIVENDVQKALRSIQRAVRTEGFEKEALGVGEPRRHRIPA; this is encoded by the coding sequence GTGCGCACAGCTTCGTCCGAGATCATCCGCTGGGTGGCGCTGCACGTGGTGCCGCAGGAACCGCAGGTACGCGCCGCGCTGCGCCGTGCCCGCGTCGCCGATGCCGATACCGACGACCTGATCCAGGAGGCCTATTGCCGCTTCGCCGCGATGGACAGCATCGCCCATGTCGACCGGCCCGGCGCCTACTTCATGCAGATGGTGAAGAACCTGTGGCGAGACCAGCTGCGTCGCGCCCAGATCGTGCGGTTCGAAGAAGTTACGGAAATCGCCCAGTGGCTCGTCGAGGCAGAGGAACTGGGCGTGGAAGCGGCGGTGGCGGCGCGCGAGCAGGTGCGAATGGTGGAGCGGCTGCTCGCCGACCTGCCCGAGCGCTGCCGCACCATCTTCACGCTCAAGCGGATCGAAGGGCTGCCGCAAAGAGAGATTGCGCGGCGGCTCGGGGTAAGTGAAAGCATCGTCGAGAACGATGTGCAGAAGGCGCTGCGGAGCATCCAGCGCGCGGTACGGACCGAGGGGTTCGAGAAGGAAGCATTGGGCGTTGGCGAACCGCGGCGACACCGCATCCCGGCTTGA
- a CDS encoding FecR family protein, whose protein sequence is MANRGDTASRLEDEAARWAARIDASPETAPAGLDRWLRADPAHAGALLRAQATLVMLGGAVPETLVAAPPVRSRRLWWLGGGSAALAASITAAVLFLPARGAEIRTGIGEVRSVALNDGSSLAIDARTTLVTRIDSAARTVTLRDGKALFRVRHDARAPFRVLVGEVTITDIGTVFQVEADRDGGTVDVLVSEGVVQIAAGGRMLRLAAGQRARFAIGGAGLPAKAERVDAPGIERALGWTSGRLDLDGETLGEAVAELNRHNPLQIHLASPALAREKLYGAFRIDDPAGFAQSAAIGLGTRAHVGPDAILIGAPEKK, encoded by the coding sequence TTGGCGAACCGCGGCGACACCGCATCCCGGCTTGAAGACGAGGCGGCCCGCTGGGCTGCCCGCATCGACGCATCCCCCGAAACCGCGCCCGCCGGCCTGGACCGCTGGCTGCGCGCCGATCCCGCGCATGCCGGCGCCTTGCTGCGGGCGCAGGCGACGCTGGTGATGCTGGGCGGCGCGGTGCCGGAGACGCTGGTCGCGGCGCCGCCGGTCCGCTCGCGCCGCTTGTGGTGGCTCGGCGGCGGCAGCGCGGCGCTTGCCGCCTCGATCACCGCGGCGGTGCTGTTCCTGCCCGCCCGCGGCGCGGAGATCCGGACCGGCATCGGCGAGGTCCGCTCGGTCGCGCTGAACGACGGCTCGTCGCTGGCGATCGATGCCCGCACCACGCTGGTCACCCGCATCGACAGCGCCGCCCGGACGGTCACGCTGCGCGACGGCAAGGCGCTGTTCCGCGTGCGCCATGACGCGCGCGCACCGTTCCGCGTGCTGGTGGGTGAGGTGACCATCACCGATATCGGAACGGTGTTCCAGGTGGAGGCCGATCGGGATGGCGGCACGGTGGACGTGCTGGTCAGCGAAGGGGTGGTTCAGATAGCGGCCGGTGGCCGTATGCTGCGTCTGGCGGCGGGCCAGCGTGCGCGGTTCGCGATCGGCGGCGCGGGCCTGCCCGCAAAGGCCGAGCGTGTCGATGCGCCCGGCATCGAGCGGGCGCTGGGCTGGACCAGCGGCAGGCTCGATCTGGACGGCGAGACGCTGGGAGAGGCGGTGGCCGAATTGAACCGTCACAACCCGCTGCAGATCCACCTGGCCAGCCCGGCGCTGGCCCGCGAGAAGCTGTACGGCGCCTTCCGAATCGACGATCCCGCCGGCTTCGCGCAAAGCGCCGCGATCGGACTGGGCACCCGCGCCCATGTCGGGCCGGACGCCATCCTGATCGGCGCGCCCGAAAAAAAATAG
- a CDS encoding MFS transporter has product MHAPQAPTLLSRGLTFAMAAAAGIAVANIYYNQPLLGIIERDLPGHAAGLVPTATQLGYAAGLFLLVPLGDLHERKRLIVIQFLVLAGALVAAALAPNAWLLIGASLLVGAAASVAQQIVPFAAHLAEPAKRGQTVGTVMAGLLCGILLSRTLSGFVGTHAGWREMFWLGVPLALGTAAIMAWRLPRSAPDATLTYGALLGSLGQLWREFPALRLAALTQALLFAGFTAFWTILALYLQTPRFGLGADVAGLFGVVGAAGILGAPLAGRIADKRGPHLVVLIGALLAVASWLLFGLWASIAALVIGVVVLDFAVQSALVSNQHIIFALRPEARARLNTVLMGSMFLGASAGSATATLAWGIGGWGGVALLGGGVSTVAALLQLVSRRKH; this is encoded by the coding sequence TTGCACGCACCCCAAGCACCTACCCTTCTCAGCCGCGGCCTGACCTTCGCCATGGCGGCGGCGGCGGGGATCGCGGTTGCCAACATCTACTATAACCAGCCGCTGCTCGGCATCATCGAGCGCGATCTGCCCGGCCACGCAGCGGGACTGGTGCCGACCGCGACGCAGCTCGGCTACGCCGCGGGGCTGTTCCTGCTGGTGCCGCTGGGCGACCTGCACGAGCGCAAGCGGTTGATCGTAATCCAGTTCCTGGTGCTGGCCGGCGCACTGGTCGCGGCCGCCCTGGCCCCCAATGCGTGGCTGTTGATCGGCGCCTCGCTGCTGGTGGGTGCAGCGGCGAGCGTCGCGCAGCAGATCGTGCCGTTCGCCGCGCATCTCGCCGAGCCTGCCAAGCGCGGGCAGACCGTTGGCACGGTGATGGCGGGGTTGCTCTGCGGCATCCTGCTCAGCCGCACGCTGTCTGGCTTTGTCGGTACCCATGCAGGCTGGCGTGAGATGTTCTGGCTGGGCGTTCCGCTGGCGCTGGGTACTGCCGCGATCATGGCGTGGCGGCTGCCGCGCAGTGCACCCGATGCGACACTGACCTATGGTGCGCTGCTCGGTTCGCTCGGCCAGCTCTGGCGTGAATTTCCGGCGCTGCGGCTGGCGGCCCTCACCCAGGCGCTGCTGTTTGCCGGCTTCACCGCGTTCTGGACGATCCTGGCGCTGTATCTGCAGACGCCGCGCTTCGGCCTCGGCGCGGACGTGGCCGGGCTGTTTGGCGTGGTGGGCGCAGCCGGTATCCTCGGTGCGCCGCTGGCGGGCCGGATCGCCGACAAGCGTGGGCCGCATCTCGTCGTGCTGATCGGCGCGCTGCTGGCGGTGGCGAGCTGGCTGCTGTTCGGACTGTGGGCAAGCATCGCGGCGCTGGTGATCGGGGTGGTCGTTCTCGACTTCGCGGTGCAAAGCGCCCTCGTTTCCAACCAGCACATCATCTTTGCGTTGCGGCCCGAGGCGCGGGCCCGGCTGAACACCGTGCTGATGGGATCGATGTTCCTCGGTGCCTCGGCGGGGTCGGCCACGGCGACGCTTGCCTGGGGCATCGGCGGATGGGGCGGCGTCGCGCTGCTCGGCGGCGGCGTCTCGACCGTCGCGGCGCTGCTCCAGCTGGTCAGCCGCCGAAAGCACTAA
- a CDS encoding Ku protein: MPARAYWQGQIRLALVSIPVEIYTATKSGAQIAFHQIHEPSGQRIKYEKVAPGVGAVEPDEIVKGYEVEKGEYVLLEQDEIDAVKLESRKTLELTQFVDADEIDVLYYERPYFVVPADDLAEEAFIVLREALRRARKVGLGQLAMRGREYVVSLKPCGRGMILETLRYADEVQKAQGYFREIPDSEPDPELLDLAQTLIEKKASKFDPKGFHDRYVDALRDLIEKKKKAKGAKILEDPDKPDNRGSNVVDLMAALKKSLNTGDAKPAAKAKAPTKKAATKKPAAKKRA, translated from the coding sequence ATGCCCGCGCGCGCCTATTGGCAGGGACAGATACGGCTGGCCCTCGTTTCGATTCCCGTCGAGATTTACACCGCCACCAAGTCCGGCGCGCAGATCGCGTTCCACCAGATCCACGAGCCGAGCGGCCAGCGGATCAAGTACGAGAAGGTCGCGCCCGGTGTCGGCGCGGTCGAACCCGACGAGATCGTCAAGGGCTATGAGGTCGAGAAGGGCGAATATGTCCTGCTCGAGCAGGACGAGATCGACGCGGTGAAGCTCGAATCGCGCAAGACGCTGGAGCTGACCCAGTTCGTCGATGCCGATGAGATCGACGTGCTCTATTACGAGCGGCCCTATTTCGTGGTGCCGGCCGACGACTTGGCGGAGGAAGCGTTCATCGTGCTGCGCGAGGCACTGCGGCGCGCGCGCAAGGTGGGGCTGGGCCAGCTGGCGATGCGCGGCCGCGAATATGTGGTGAGCCTCAAGCCCTGCGGGCGCGGCATGATCCTCGAGACGCTGCGCTATGCCGACGAGGTGCAGAAGGCGCAGGGCTATTTCCGCGAGATTCCCGACAGCGAACCTGACCCCGAGCTGCTCGACCTCGCCCAGACGCTGATCGAGAAGAAGGCGAGCAAGTTCGACCCCAAGGGGTTCCACGACCGCTATGTCGATGCGCTTCGCGACCTGATCGAGAAGAAGAAAAAGGCCAAGGGTGCCAAGATCCTGGAGGATCCGGACAAGCCGGACAACCGCGGATCCAACGTGGTCGACCTGATGGCGGCACTCAAAAAGTCGCTGAACACCGGCGACGCCAAGCCGGCGGCCAAGGCCAAGGCCCCGACGAAGAAGGCAGCGACCAAGAAGCCCGCGGCGAAGAAGCGTGCCTGA
- the ligD gene encoding DNA ligase D — MPDANSLTRYNAKRDFAKTAEPAGTVAKSGGNRFIVQKHHATRLHWDFRLEVDGVLKSWAVTRGPSLDPDEKRLAVRTEDHPLSYADFEGTIPKGEYGGGTVMLWDSGSWEPVPGKSAKDLAKGHLHFVLHGTRMQGEWLLIRLKPRGKEKAENWLLRKIDDGFAGATDELVETGLTSVTTGRTMQEIAEGAKPKKILGRKRPALHRHPREGGDPSANRSAARAETTPSMDSRLRGDDKGETGARSREESKAPPFQQPQLATLVDTVPTGNQWLHEIKYDGYRALIATGSGGPKIYTRSGLDWTEKFPGIAEAAAALQPAALLDGEIVAMKDGRPDFSTLQEAISAGGDGLLFFAFDLLAEAGEDLTALPQLDRKERLRALLDGADDRIRFSEHIIGQGEKLFDSMCSEGFEGVVSKRVDAPYRGTRSKAWLKIKCTHRQEFVILGWSASSAKGRGFKSLLLGLNGPEGLVYAGKVGTGFNTETLLSLRERLDTMATEKPAAKVPRPEARGARWVKPELVAEIAFAEFTAEKVVRHASFLGLREDKAADAVVAEEPAPLPEAAPSSIKISSRDRVIFPESKLTKGDLADYYAAVAPIALPWLAERPISLVRCPQGRAKQCFFQKHDAGSFGEQVHHVDIREKDGSTEPYLYLSDADGMLACVQMGTIEFHGWGSRVADVEKPDRLVFDLDPDEGLDFAVVKKAAEFLKEQLAEIGLTSWPMLSGGKGVHVVVPLVPQAEWPAAKSFSERFARALAQAEPERFTANLKKASRTGRIFIDYLRNQRGSTAVLPYVARARENAPVATPVTWTELRDIDHARIFTIQDADRLLERAASRSLRGWGTADQTLPDL, encoded by the coding sequence GTGCCTGACGCCAACAGCCTCACCCGCTACAATGCCAAGCGCGACTTCGCCAAGACCGCGGAGCCGGCCGGCACGGTGGCGAAGTCCGGCGGCAACCGCTTCATCGTCCAGAAGCACCACGCGACCCGCCTGCACTGGGACTTCCGGCTGGAAGTGGACGGCGTGCTCAAGAGCTGGGCGGTGACGCGTGGGCCCAGCCTCGATCCCGACGAGAAAAGGCTGGCGGTGCGGACCGAGGACCATCCGCTCTCCTATGCCGATTTCGAGGGGACCATTCCCAAGGGCGAATATGGCGGCGGCACGGTGATGCTGTGGGACAGCGGCAGCTGGGAGCCGGTGCCGGGCAAGAGCGCCAAGGATCTGGCGAAGGGCCATCTCCATTTCGTGCTGCATGGGACACGGATGCAAGGCGAATGGCTGCTGATCCGGTTGAAGCCCCGCGGCAAGGAAAAGGCGGAGAACTGGCTGCTCCGCAAGATCGACGACGGCTTTGCGGGCGCCACGGACGAGCTGGTGGAGACGGGCCTCACCAGCGTCACCACCGGGCGAACGATGCAGGAGATCGCCGAGGGCGCGAAACCCAAAAAAATCCTGGGGCGGAAGCGACCCGCCCTCCATCGTCATCCCCGCGAAGGCGGGGATCCATCAGCAAATCGCTCAGCAGCAAGAGCCGAGACGACTCCATCGATGGATTCCCGCCTTCGCGGGGATGACAAAGGTGAAACTGGCGCACGGTCCCGTGAAGAGTCCAAGGCGCCTCCCTTCCAGCAGCCCCAGCTCGCCACGCTGGTCGACACGGTGCCCACCGGCAACCAGTGGCTGCACGAAATCAAATATGACGGCTATCGCGCGCTGATCGCCACCGGCAGCGGCGGGCCGAAGATCTACACGCGCTCGGGCCTGGACTGGACCGAGAAATTCCCCGGCATCGCCGAAGCCGCCGCCGCCCTGCAGCCGGCCGCGCTGCTCGATGGCGAGATCGTCGCCATGAAGGACGGCAGACCCGACTTCTCCACTTTGCAGGAAGCGATCTCCGCGGGCGGCGACGGCCTGCTCTTCTTCGCCTTCGACCTGCTCGCCGAAGCCGGTGAAGACCTCACCGCCCTTCCCCAGCTCGACCGCAAAGAACGGCTGCGCGCGCTGCTCGACGGCGCCGACGATCGCATCCGCTTCTCCGAACACATCATCGGCCAGGGCGAGAAGCTGTTCGATAGCATGTGCAGCGAAGGCTTTGAGGGCGTCGTCTCGAAGCGTGTCGATGCGCCCTATCGCGGCACCCGCAGCAAGGCGTGGCTCAAGATCAAGTGCACGCACCGCCAGGAATTTGTGATCCTCGGCTGGAGCGCCTCCAGCGCCAAGGGCCGCGGCTTCAAGTCGCTGCTGCTCGGGCTGAACGGGCCCGAGGGACTCGTCTATGCCGGGAAGGTGGGGACGGGGTTCAATACCGAGACGCTGCTGTCGCTCCGCGAACGCCTCGATACGATGGCCACGGAGAAACCCGCCGCCAAGGTCCCCCGCCCCGAGGCGCGCGGCGCGCGCTGGGTGAAGCCAGAGCTGGTCGCGGAGATCGCCTTTGCAGAGTTCACTGCCGAGAAGGTCGTCCGCCATGCCAGCTTCCTCGGCCTGCGCGAGGACAAGGCGGCCGATGCCGTCGTCGCGGAAGAACCCGCACCGCTCCCTGAAGCCGCGCCGTCCTCGATCAAGATCAGCAGTCGCGACCGCGTGATCTTCCCGGAATCGAAACTCACCAAGGGCGACCTTGCCGACTATTATGCCGCGGTCGCACCGATCGCGCTGCCCTGGCTTGCCGAACGTCCGATCAGCCTGGTCCGCTGTCCGCAGGGCCGCGCCAAGCAATGCTTCTTCCAGAAGCACGATGCGGGGAGCTTCGGCGAACAGGTCCATCACGTCGACATTCGCGAGAAGGACGGCTCGACCGAGCCCTATCTCTACCTCTCCGATGCCGACGGCATGCTGGCCTGCGTGCAGATGGGGACGATCGAATTCCATGGCTGGGGATCGCGCGTCGCCGATGTCGAGAAGCCCGACCGGCTGGTGTTCGATCTCGATCCCGACGAAGGCCTGGATTTCGCGGTGGTGAAGAAGGCCGCCGAGTTCCTCAAGGAGCAGCTCGCCGAGATCGGGCTCACCAGCTGGCCGATGCTCTCCGGGGGCAAGGGCGTACACGTGGTGGTGCCGCTGGTGCCGCAGGCCGAATGGCCCGCCGCCAAGAGCTTTTCGGAACGCTTCGCCCGCGCACTGGCCCAGGCCGAGCCCGAACGGTTCACCGCCAACCTGAAGAAGGCGAGCAGGACGGGCCGTATCTTCATCGATTATCTGCGCAACCAGCGCGGATCGACCGCGGTGCTGCCCTATGTCGCGCGAGCGCGCGAAAACGCCCCCGTCGCTACCCCCGTGACGTGGACCGAGCTGCGCGACATCGACCACGCGCGCATCTTCACGATCCAGGACGCGGACAGACTGCTGGAACGCGCCGCCAGCCGATCGTTGCGCGGCTGGGGCACGGCCGACCAGACGCTCCCCGATCTGTAA
- a CDS encoding cation diffusion facilitator family transporter — translation MTNLARRAAIASVCSALFLGALKSYAAVKTGSVAVLASLADSGLDLVASLVTLGGVHWASQPADDEHRFGHGKAEALAALFQVVIIAISGCAILLRAVQRLLTNQLSADPEAGIVVSVIAILVTLALTQYQRSVIRQTGSIAITTDSIHYSSDLFLNAAVIAALVCESYFGLPGADPVFGIAIAFWLLWGAWRASVAAIDQLMDREWPEEKRRRFVEIAAEHPELKSLHDLRTRTSGNRDFVQFHVAMRACMTIAEAHDVVERLEGALGEAFPDTEILIHVDPDGHVDEPDNAMAETNLLDEGGPQTIGQ, via the coding sequence GTGACCAACCTCGCGCGCCGTGCCGCCATCGCCAGCGTGTGCAGCGCGCTGTTCCTCGGCGCGCTCAAATCTTATGCGGCGGTGAAGACGGGATCGGTGGCGGTGCTCGCCAGCCTCGCCGATTCGGGGCTCGACCTCGTTGCCTCGCTGGTGACGCTGGGCGGGGTGCATTGGGCGTCGCAGCCGGCGGACGACGAGCATCGCTTCGGCCATGGCAAGGCCGAGGCGCTGGCGGCGCTGTTCCAGGTGGTGATCATCGCCATTTCAGGCTGCGCGATCCTGCTGCGCGCGGTGCAGCGGCTGCTGACCAACCAGCTGAGCGCCGATCCGGAGGCGGGCATCGTGGTCTCGGTGATCGCAATCCTGGTGACGCTGGCACTGACCCAGTATCAGCGCTCGGTGATCCGCCAGACCGGATCGATCGCGATCACGACCGACAGCATCCACTATAGTTCCGACCTGTTCCTCAACGCGGCCGTGATCGCCGCGCTGGTCTGCGAAAGCTATTTCGGGCTGCCCGGTGCGGACCCCGTGTTCGGCATCGCGATCGCCTTCTGGCTGCTGTGGGGCGCCTGGCGTGCCTCGGTGGCGGCGATCGACCAGTTGATGGACCGCGAATGGCCCGAGGAGAAGCGCCGCCGCTTCGTCGAGATCGCCGCCGAACATCCGGAGCTGAAGAGCCTGCACGACCTGCGCACCCGCACCAGCGGCAATCGCGATTTCGTGCAGTTCCACGTCGCCATGCGCGCCTGCATGACGATCGCCGAGGCGCACGACGTGGTCGAGCGGCTGGAGGGCGCGCTGGGCGAGGCGTTTCCGGACACCGAGATCCTGATCCATGTCGATCCGGACGGCCATGTCGACGAGCCCGACAATGCGATGGCCGAGACCAATTTGCTCGATGAAGGCGGTCCACAAACCATCGGACAGTAA
- a CDS encoding cysteine hydrolase family protein gives MEEPETGATAPARDQGGAAAALLIIDLINTFDFEGGEALRARAEAIADPICKLRDAFDAADLPTVYVNDNFGEWHSEKSLLIERAFDDATAGLARLKPRDCDYFVLKPQFSGFYATNLPVLLPKLGVRRLVLTGVATDICVLFTAGDAHMRDYALWVPEDAVATQDDDRGRWALEIIAQSMGADIAATHARSPADWLAEAQHG, from the coding sequence ATGGAAGAACCCGAAACGGGCGCCACGGCACCTGCGCGCGATCAGGGCGGGGCGGCCGCCGCGCTGCTGATCATCGACCTGATCAACACCTTCGACTTCGAAGGTGGCGAGGCCCTGCGCGCCCGCGCCGAGGCGATCGCGGATCCCATCTGCAAGCTGCGCGATGCGTTTGACGCCGCCGATCTGCCCACGGTCTACGTCAACGACAATTTCGGCGAGTGGCATTCGGAGAAGTCGCTGCTGATCGAACGCGCGTTCGATGATGCGACGGCTGGGCTCGCCCGCCTCAAGCCGCGCGACTGCGATTATTTTGTGCTCAAGCCCCAATTCTCCGGCTTCTACGCGACCAACCTGCCGGTGCTGCTGCCCAAGCTGGGCGTGCGGCGACTAGTGCTGACCGGGGTGGCGACCGACATCTGCGTGCTGTTCACCGCCGGCGACGCGCACATGCGGGACTATGCGCTGTGGGTACCCGAGGATGCGGTGGCGACACAGGACGATGATCGCGGCCGCTGGGCGCTGGAGATCATCGCGCAGAGCATGGGCGCCGATATCGCTGCAACCCATGCACGTTCCCCTGCCGACTGGCTGGCCGAGGCGCAGCATGGCTAG
- the cyoA gene encoding ubiquinol oxidase subunit II, with protein sequence MARQGARLLPLLLLLGGCSGASILRPGGPIGANNRTILLDSLAIMLAIVVPTMLATLAFAWWFRAGNARARYRPEFVYSGRIELIVWSIPLLVILFLSGLIWIGSHDLDPAKPLQDKTPPLEVQVVSLDWKWLFVYPAQGIATLNRPVVPAGVPIRFRLTSASVMNSFFVPRLGSQIYTMNGMVTTLHLRADQPGSYYGQSAHYSGDGFSDMNFRLQAVPAADFTRWVAGVKAAGGILDAPAYRVLARQSQHEPPKHWGAVQPQLFDMVVAQHLLPAPGPEQGRDGQPQISPGTAE encoded by the coding sequence ATGGCTAGGCAAGGCGCGCGCCTTCTGCCGCTGCTTCTCCTGCTGGGCGGGTGCAGCGGTGCGAGCATCCTGCGCCCGGGAGGGCCGATCGGCGCCAACAATCGCACGATCCTGCTCGATTCCCTCGCAATCATGCTCGCCATCGTGGTGCCGACGATGCTCGCCACGCTGGCCTTCGCCTGGTGGTTCCGCGCTGGCAATGCCAGGGCCCGGTACCGGCCGGAATTCGTCTATTCGGGGCGGATCGAGCTGATCGTCTGGTCCATTCCGCTGCTCGTCATCCTGTTCCTCAGCGGGCTGATCTGGATCGGCAGCCACGATCTCGACCCCGCCAAGCCCCTGCAGGATAAGACGCCACCGCTCGAGGTGCAGGTGGTGTCGCTCGATTGGAAATGGCTGTTCGTCTATCCCGCGCAGGGCATCGCCACGCTCAACCGGCCCGTGGTGCCGGCGGGCGTGCCGATCCGCTTCCGGCTCACCTCGGCAAGCGTGATGAACAGCTTCTTCGTGCCGCGGCTCGGCAGCCAGATCTACACGATGAACGGCATGGTGACGACGCTGCACCTGCGTGCCGATCAGCCTGGCAGCTATTACGGCCAGAGTGCGCACTATAGCGGCGATGGCTTCTCGGACATGAACTTCCGGCTGCAGGCGGTGCCGGCGGCGGACTTCACCCGCTGGGTGGCGGGGGTGAAAGCGGCGGGCGGGATCCTGGATGCGCCGGCCTACCGCGTGCTCGCCCGCCAGAGCCAGCATGAACCGCCCAAGCATTGGGGCGCGGTGCAGCCGCAGCTGTTCGACATGGTGGTCGCGCAGCATCTCCTGCCCGCGCCGGGCCCTGAACAGGGGCGCGACGGCCAACCCCAGATTTCCCCCGGAACGGCGGAGTGA